TTTACTAAAACTGGCAGGCTTCCATTAAACGGGAggtcaaaaattttttccttacacagttttattaaaatattcccaaatatctaaagtattttttatattgAAAGTCACTGGATGTGACAAATGTTTTTCATACCattgtggctttttattttgaTAAAGTTCATAAACTGTCACTTTTATACATTTTGCCCAAGAAACTTGATGCATTAACATTCtaaaaactaaaaatacaattatattattaaaatctttattttctccaCGCCTGTATAATTCCTGCAACCAACACAATCTCTGTTCCTAAGCAGAAACATGTTAACGCAAAAGACCACATGAAGTTTATGAACTGGCAGCATTTTTGACTGGAAAGTAGTTTCCAGGGCTGTACACAATGGTATTTTACTTGCTGTTTAGCAATTTTCAAAAATATACACAATCGCAATAGGCAGCTTACCATGTGTACTATTCAGTGATCAAAAAACTAATCGCTCAACTCTACAATCTGGTAAAAATTGATTTAAACTATGACTTAATGATAAAATATGCCAGAAATAGTACCCCTGGAGGCACTGCATGACCCACTGAACTGAATCTTAATATATGCTGCAgttgttttaattattatgtCCACAGATTGACACTGGATTAAGATGCATTTCTTCTTTAATTGACAGGACAGGCTTAATGGAAAGGCTATAGAATATTAATAAACAATACAGACAGAAGAGAACTTTTATGAAGGTATAAATCTCCCTGACAGATGAACCCCTGAACCTTGGCTAATTCAATGTTGTTCTTCTATACAAGTGATAGATATTTATATACCTCTTTCAGAACATATGGCAAAGACAGACTTCTAGCCCCTTATAACTCAGAATTAGACAAGTCCTTTGCTCTAAAAGCAGCCATAATCTATCAGACTATTCCAACATGCATTTAAGACAATAAAAAGATTCCTGTTTGATTCAGCAGACATCATAggtaaaacagaaaagatttaaagaGTTCCTGTACAAATGGTAGGTGAGAACAAGGGGAGATTTATGGTAGTCCATGTGGATGAAGGAGTCTGGCAATGAACAGTCTGCTAGCAGAGTATGGACAGCATAAATGAAAGTGCAAGGATGGAGAGAAGTAGGAGGAGTGTATGGAGGAAGGGAGGTGTAAGACAAAATTATAACAGACTGACATCATGGAGCATGAAAGTAAGCAAAATAAGTTTGCCTTTCATGTAGCACAAGTTAGGAATCCCTAGGAAGGACTGAAAACCTAACTTATTTGTTCTAAATTTTGTACTAAGTGTTTCCACATGCACTGATATTGAACCTTAAAAATCACAAAACccgtaacttttttttttttaataaattaagatAGAAAATGGTCACCTTCTGTCATCAGGAGTCAAGTTGCACTCAGAAATTGGGGCAGTGTGTTCTTCTTCAAACACTTGAATAGGAAAACCTTTCTCAACATCCTTGAATAAATCCAAATGAGTTTGATTAGGAAGTGCTTTGCTAAAttgtaaaaaaatacaaagcatcaCAAAATAAGGGAAAACAAAACTTGTGAAATCAGTAAAGTTAGTCTTTAGTTACTCTTACAGTCTCAGACTCTCAAGACTGACTAAAACAGAGTTCTTCACCTATCACACCCAGACTTCTATTTATCTGCTTCCCATCATAACAGTTTTCACCAGAAATTTCTTTGAAGAGTCCTCCTTAGACTCTCACATACATGTCCATACCTAAATCCTGGCAAGTCTTTCTTCATAAACTAATACATGGCTTTCCATTTTCATTCACATAGTTAAAACTCACACTCTCAAGGCCCGCCATCCCTGTATCAATTATCACAACATCATTTTCTTCACAAATGCAGTCTCCCCTGTTTGTATCCATGTGCAATGCTCTTCCACAGATCTCCCTTTACTGTCTGTATTATGTCATTCCCTGTTTATGTTCCTTCATTGATTCCTCGTTCTCAGTCACAAATACAAGCCTCTTGTCTTCAAATACAAAGCTCTTTGTGATTTATCCCCAGGCATCTCCCTTCTGCCCTACCTTTGATACCAGCCTTTGTCACTCAGttgttacattttcaaaatgtgagcTCCCCTTTGCTGTCCTTCATGTTTTGAAGGAGTCACCAATAAATAACTGGCAATCCCTCTCATAATACAAAATCCCACTTAAATGCCTGTTTTGATTCCTACGACAGCAATCAACAGATTGCTGAAGTGCTGAGATGATGACCCATACTGCATTACTGCTtcatttatcatagaatcatttaggctggaaaagacctttaagatcatcaggtccaactgttaacataacactgccaagtccaccactaaaccatgtccctaagtgccacatctacacgtcttttaaatacttcagggatggtgactcaaccacttccctgggcagcctgttccagtgtttgacaacccttttggtgaagaaatttttcctaatatccaacatAATCCTCCCcagcacaacttgaggccattacATTTCTCCACCATTTTCTATCTACTTAGACTGTTACACAGAGAGTTTTAGGTGATTTCAGGAAGGGACTATCTTTTTGTCATACGTGTATAATGTTCAAAGCATAGTGCAGTCCTAACCCATGAGCAAAGACTTGAAGTTCTTtagtaatacaaataaaaatatgaatcaaGTTTTACAAATGGATCACAGTGCCTGACTGTAAAcgtcaaaacaaaaaaaaaaaatcaggactgcTGACATGCAGAGTAACTCACAGATCAAAGTATCACAGGATCAGTCGTCATACCTCCATCTAGGTAAATAATCTTCTATTTCCATGATGAACCCAATTATTTCAATTAGATTTTTGATTGCGTAACTACTAAGAGATTTCAGAACCAGTCTGGAAGCATGCAACATAAACTCCCTTCATTGTGCGTTCTTTCATTTGTCTTCAGTATGAGAATAAAAGCTTGCACCTCTGACTACTACTTCCCTTTTTAACATCGTCAAGTCTCAGATCTAGAGCTGCTTCCTTACACGGACCTTCACTTGAAGGAGCTATCCTGCTAACTTGGCAACTCTTGATAACCCACAAAACTGGAGtgaaagtaaatttatttttcactttttcacttattttctgaATGTGTGTCAGTGCACTACAGGCCTAACAACTGACACTAGAATCATTAGGAATGTCTCTAAgaccacaggagaaaaaaatagatcAAAGTTACCATATGTTCTTGTTCTATTTTTCTGAGTCAAAAAAGCCTTGCAGTCACAACTGCCCTTCTAGACTTATCTAGTCTTTGTCTGCTGTGTGCCCTACTAATCTTTGTTTCCCCAGAGATGTGTGGGCTGTCAGTGAGGTACTGTCTGTTCTCAAGAGGAATTTCAAATGCTTTCTCATTACACTCAATTATTTGATAATCTACTCTTtcaatggaaaagaaagagaacccCAAAGTGAAATTGTCAGGGCTGGCCTAGCCCCCCACAACCAAGTCCTCTGTACCCTCCCAAATTCTAATTGCTTCAGCTGTTCCTGCAGAGGAGGAAATTAAGCTTGTCCAGACAAAATTAATCTtgtcaaaataaattaacataatCTTGCCTATACGTTGCTATCAGAAAGTTCCCAATACTCAGGCAAATACTTTTAGATGGATTCTGAAAAATAAGTATTGGTCAACAAGTGTTGAATAAATCTTTCTTAGATAAAAATTACAAAGATAAAATTTCTTAGACAGATTAACCCTTTCACACTTCAGGCAAGTGGCACAGTATAGCCTTTCCAGCAAAAAGAACATTCATGGATCTacagtgcttaaaaaaattaatctattatCTTCTTATTTTCAGGTCTTGATTTCAGTTTACTTACATGTAAGACAGCTGAATACCATTTCgctaaagacagaaaaataaaagttccaGTTCTGAGTTCAGACAAAGCAGGAAAGGTTGGAACTGTCAATCCAACAGTTATTAAACTGTAAATGTCATGACTAACACACTGAGATACTTATATTTCTCCTATCTACAGTATTTGCTTAAGAGCTCCATGTGTTTGTTTACTTAGGAACTGATCATTAAAAGACAGGACTTTTTTCATTCTAGACTTCCTGGTTTCTTGGATCTAGCCATCTACAGCTCTTGGGTAACACAATGGTGCTAACCTGAAAATTGCCTGGACTTTTTACACCTTTGGGGTTCTTGGGCTTTTTAAGTATGTCTGAAAAAAGGTTTGGATTATGTTAGAAACCTAGTTCTGCATTGGTAAGACGTCAACACTTTAGATccgttaaaaaattatttcatttgtattcaTATCATATGAAGGCATTACTATAACTCATCACCAATTCTTGAATCAAATCATGACTGTTTAATATATGCCAGATCTCAATGCCTGCAATCTATTTAGCCCAGCTACATTGTCATTTGCTTGCATAAAATTCAAGGGCTCACATAACCATATGTCTCCAAGCTATCTTTTAGACTATACTTAGATTTGATCACCCAGAATCTGTACACTTCCCCAGTTCAGATCTTGCCAGCCCAAGGTGGCTGGAATTTTAGGGAAACCTCAGTTAACTACACAAAACTTGGAGAGGCAAGAAAATAAAGGGTGCAAATTGagatttaaataaaaggaaaaagcaagcgACAAGTATGAAAACACCACAGCCATGCTGATAACTGTGTGATCCCTAACTTCTACTTGTCCTCCACAAACAGCCACATACATAAACAAGTCAGAAAAAGGAACTTCCAGGAGAAAAAGAGTAAGCTTTGTGTATCAacttacagttttaaaatattaataatctgGAGTTCTGATTCAGTGTATGCTACATATGCTTACAAGAGTCACCCTTTAATGCCAAAGAATATGTTCAAAGTATGAAATAGGAGTTATACTATTTATCTGTGACTACAAAAACATTTACAGTTGCTATTTTTAAGCTTCAATAAAATATCTTCAGAAAGCTCCTTGACGATTCAGTCAACCTTCATGCCTGTATAATATTCCTTGTTTGATTTCAgctttaagtttttttttaaatttgttgttGCTGCGTTCATAACATACCCAGAGCTTCACTGTTCTATCATAAGAGCATGAAAGTATTTTTGTGTCTTCAAAGCAAAAATGGCAGGAGCTCACAGTATCACTGTGTCCTCTCAGAATTTTAAACTGGATCTGTAAAGGAACAGAGCAAAGTTTAggaatatttttccttgaaattatttttgacagCTTAGTCCACGAGGGGGAGTATGAAAGCAAGaaccagaggaaaatattttaagttccACTTGTCTGAGAAGAGTTCACATCCTTTCCTTGGTACTAGGTTGGAGAAGATTTACCAAATCTGGTTCAAGAAGGAAGGTTGATGgatgtggattttatttttatttttctggaggggaagcaggtttttttttggtttaggtttCCCAATTCTTCTTCCTCTCATGAAAAGTAATACTGATCTTTAAATCTCATGGAGTCGATCTCTCAAGTCTTTCAAACACTTGTTTCCTTAATTCTGGCCCATCAAAGGGCAGCACATCAAGCTTTCAGGCCACACGTTTTAGCCAAAAACGTTACAAAGTTTGtcaaagatattttgaaaaggcttttcttcagtcatttgggAGCTTGCTCATGACTGTCCAGCTGCATTTGTGCGAACAGAGCTAACAAAAATACTGCTGCCAAGAGCATTAACCACACATAAAGCGACAGCGAGCTTTTCAACCCTCAGCTACCAGCAGTCCCCGACTACCCCACGAGCAGGGAGCCCGGCCTGCCGGAGACCTCCCCGCCCGCCGACGCCGGGCCCTGccgccctgcctgcctccctgcctgcctgcctccctccctccctccacagccACAGAGTACCTGCGCCCTCAGCTCAAGGTCCTCCCAGCGACCCTCTGCCGGGGAAGGCGGCAGCCCCAGGGCCAAGGGATCCCCACGGCTGCTCCCCGCCGCCATTGGGCTCCGCGCGCTACCTCAGGCGGCGGCTCCCGCCGAAACGCCTTTGAAGCTTTAACAGGGGACAGACTCTGAGCAACTGCCGTGCAAGGCAGTTGtcgggtttatttttttcctgtaacggAGGCAACCTCAAGGCCCAATTTCTTATTTCTCCTTCTGTCGCTCAAGTTTATTGTTGACTTTACGTTTAAAAACGGCACAATCTGTGTGTCAACATGAGACTACTACATCACTTTACTCTCATCAAGAGCTGTCACAAAGCTGTGGATactaaaaaatacattaaatcagGCCCCAGAGAACTACCATCTACAACAGTGAATTTCAGTTAAGGCTTCTGTTCCTAGTTTTAAGCAGAAATATTCTTTTGGTTTCCTTGTGCACCTGGAAAGAAGTTCTGTGGGTCTATTTTAATAGCCTGATCATTCACAAAGCAGGTCAGTATATTTTCAGAgtttatgttaaaataattctACAAGATGACAACTGCGTTTTAAATGTACTGCATGAAACAAAGTGGTATAAACAGTTTTCATTGTACTGCATAAAATAAGGCAGATTATAATTATAGTACTAAAATATTAGTACATTAGCCTTAATTTGCATCAAAATGACAGTTACTGGTTTAGACCTGCTATGGTAAATGCTATATACAATTTGGAGATGTAAAAATAACTCCAAGTACAACCAGATACTGCAAAACTGCAATGTGAAATTCTGCGTTAGACTCATTAAAAATACTTGCACCCAATACAAATTTTACATAGCTTTAGTTTTTAGCTTCCTAATTTAATTCAGACTGAAACTTACTCTCCAGCATTTTAGACGTCCTAGGCAATGACTTACCATACAAAACTGATTTGTAATACTTAAGTTTATTAAAATATCTGGTTTCATGTTAATTAAAACAGAGCCTGCAGTATTTCAGATTATGCTGCCCAGAAAGGGGTCTTTTCAACATTCCATAATCCATACATTTTGAACATCTGAAGCATCACAAAATAAACATATGCATATTTACTTTCAAACAAATTCAATATGAATACAGTATCTACAGTGCTTCAAAGTATACATGATTGATCTACCATCATGGAGGAGATCAAAAATTTGATATCAAATCACACAACACGGAAGAAAACAAGCTACCTCTTCAATACTGAAGTTGTTTTAATCTAAAagggagaaacaaaaagaaagaggtCAGACTGAACAGTAACATACAACATTAAGAACATTTAATTACTTAAACTAAGATTTAACAAACGGCTCAAGAGAGAGATCTGAGTTATGcaagataaaaacattttctcagtGATGTAAAGAGACATGCAAATGTGAAGACTTCCAAAATAACTGTTTGTACAAGGAAGTCTAACTATTTTGTgcaaaaagcataaaaacatattttagctATTTAGAAATCAAAGGAGAAGTAGTTTGGTTTTTTAGTAAGAAAATACCAATACATAACTGAAGCTTAGTTCCAAAGGAATGGAAGGCAGAGTCCTTTTGAATGCCAGCCCTTCCATTACTACATGCCCATGCCACTAAACACCTAGGCCCCAATCATTTTGCCATTAGGCCAGCTGGATGTGGTATTTCAACAAATACCTTGAGACCTCTCCTTCAGCTAGTAAGAGACACTAAACAGAAGACAATGCAGTGACTGTTGCACAGGGGATGCACTTAAAGTTGACTATGATCTGAACTAGAGACAGTTACTTTTGCTTGTACTTCAACTGTGTGAGCAATATGAAATTGTTAATCGTTCTCATTcaattttcacatttctgttggCACTACGTTCAAGTCTCTagtttataaaaatgtaacagCACAGTCTAAATTTAGCAGACATGTACATGACTCAAGCATTGTTCTGCTTGCTTCACTGCTCCTTGCTCAAGCACAGAATTATCTTAAGCGTCAATGCCACACAATGGATTTGAATTGGATCTTTCCGTAATTACCAACAAACCGAAGCAGACTCAAAACATTCTGAAGCAGACAATGTTCCTTCCAATATTTCCAAGTAAAGAGAAGCAGACAAAGTAACGGAAATATGAATCACAACCTGCACTTGTTCAATTTTTAATTCCCACTCAAAATACCTTCCAAAAATATCAGTAATCTTTAACTATAACCTCCATTAATTAGCAGAGTTATGTATTTAGTACCCTTTACCTTAAGAGGCTTCTATCCTAAAATTAATTACCTTCTAGATTAATATGCCTAATATTTGTAATCTTTCCTTTCAAAATCCTGCTCAGTTTTTTTATTGAAAAGACCGGCTGATCCATATTTGCTGCAATTAGGTTCACTAGAATGACAGCTCAAATTGAGGTTTTGGTTATTCACTGCAAAATTTCAAGTGTTTAAGTAAACTTTCTGTTTACCTTCTTAGAAGTTCTTTGGGTGACAAGCCTGTGGTATCTATATCACTAAGGCTGTCACTGCTATCTGCAGTGTCTGAGCTGCtgtctttttctgattttttattcttgtgttttcctttgtttttctgtttcttatgtttctttttctgtaaaaagaagagaaacaatcCCTTATTTCATTGTGAAAGACTTGGGTTTTTCTGAAaggcaacaacagcaaaaagtgGATTTCAGTGTAGACTCCAAGCTTAACTGAAACAGAACACTTAAATAACTCTTTTCCATTACTCAGACTGAGCTAAAAAAATACATACCAAAACCATCCATTTCATCCCAAGCACTCAACCCCCCCTAAAATCggaatttcattattattattattcgtATACAAGCCATGAATTATATGCAGTTCCCAGAATATGCCGGACATCTTCAGCATACAACATTAAACTACCTACAATATTGTATCTGCAGTCACATTGTATATATGGAAAAAGCAGCACCCCAGTTCGCTAATTTTCTGAAGTTCAGGGTTCAAGACACCTGAGAAAATCTGTTGCATAAGTTCTAGTCCCAGTATATCTATTTTCTACAACCTagcataaataataaaaaattttgaCTGGCAGATCAAAGAatcaataaaatgtttatttaaattaaataccttttcctttttgtgtttgtgttctcTCTTAGTCTTGTGTTTCTCTCTGTTCTTcctatgtttttctttcctactaGGCCCAGGAAAACTTGCTGGCACCACTGGTTCTTGTTGCCAAGTAGGGCCTAAAGCGCAAAGtaaatgcagaaacaaacaaacaaacgtgacaaaaaaaaaaaggtaattttattattaaactcTGTTacttttgaaagttaaaaaaacccagccaaccaaacaaaccctaaGCTTTCgaatggaaattaaatgtctACAACTCCTAACTGCAACCTTCCTACTGTAATTAAATGCCTTTGCAATCTGTTGTTAAAAGAAATTGCAAGGCTGGTCCTATATTTTCACTACAATTTTTTATCATTGCCTCTATAGAGCTACAACAAAATTGGTACACAGGCAAAGAGGTTCCTGCTAATGGATTACAGCATGGTAACAAAGCATTTACTGATGCCAGTTTGACATAACACAGGCATTTAAAAGGTAAAGTGCCTAttcacaaatgttttttaaagagaaatatcaTATATCTTACATACAACTTCAGTGTGCAGATTTTACACACTAGAAGTCTACAGAACCTACCAGAAGAAAAAGCTGGAGGCAACTTTGGTCCAAATTCCTCTGTTGTATCCAGTTCCTGCTCTGAAGTACGCAACAAAGGAACACCAGGATCAGTTGTAGCAGCCACATTCTctacgaaaaaaaaaaacccaaaacaacttctttatttgaaaggaaaataaggtAACACTTCTTCCAAGAAGTGCTGAAGAAAGTTAAAGGAGGCTTTCTAAAAACCTCTAAGCAAGCAAATTGATCAGCACCCTATATCTCTGTGGACTGCTTTGGCCAACTGGATAGCTGATATTCGGAAACACATCAacatactgttttgtttttacttttctttttaatcaaaattgACCTTTTACACTATACAATTACTAATTAAATTTGTATCAGTGCATGCgtttgctttcatttaataaCACAGTACTACTCTTCTATTACTTTGAAGGAATAAAAGACTCCACAAGAACTATAAAGTTAATAAACACTAAAAGTTAGATGTTAACAGAACCAACTGTGACAGTAAGTAGACAAAGTATTTCCATTGTAAGTTAAGTATATTGTACATTTTGCTAATTTAATCACATCCTGGAAATATGGGAACTTTCTTACAGCTCCCTTAGTAAAATTTAATATGAAGGAGAGTAAAAGATTGGTCTTCTCCCTCTCTTGTGGAAGTGTTCTGGCAACTTCTATAActagaatacaaataaaatgtaactttttgaTGTCTTGTTAAATTACTTCAACGTTATATTTTACTGGAATAACAGTATTTAAAGAGTGAATTTAATTATCAAAGAAATGCaagttatttatttctgaatttgtcaAATATCCACCACAAGACAGTCATAATTTATCAATCTATCTTACAATTTATCATAGGTATAAAAGTTTCCCTGTATTTCTCAGTGAAGAATGCTCTAACATTAGATGTTTTGTTCTCCCTCACTGTTTAACAAGCATGTTTCATAGGGCAGTTTGTTTGTAAAATCTATGCAAGACACATGGCAATGTAAATAACACTATAACATGCAAGACCTTATTCAGTGCTGTACTAGTCACGTTTTCTATATGCCCAGCTCCACCAATGCCAGATGATCTGCACAAGAGCATAACACTGTTCGAGCAGTCCTGGAGTATTTGattcataaatgaaacttttacaaggtatttaaaaaaatgaacatccATTCAGTACTACCTTGTACATTAGATGAAGAACTGTCTGGTAGATCAACTTGCTTGGTGGTTTCTGAATCGGTTACTGAAGTACTTGGTTGCTGTTCATCATCACTCTCTTCTTCAGAGGAAGATGATTTTTCATCTGAGGAACTCACAAAGATGGCCTTAAATAAGTCCATGGATggtctgctttcttcttcctgatcCTTCTCTTCATTAGCTACCTGCAAAACAGCATTGTAACAAACTGTACTTAAACACTAAAGAAACTAACAATCTCCCTCCGATAAGTAACAACTTCAAACATGCTGACATGTATTTACAAAACACTCAAACATCACAATAGCTGTGAGATACACAATCTTAGGAACTGCTAATCCAAAATAGTAAAACTCTGAAACACTGCTGAACTAAGTCAATGTCCTGTAAAGGGTAGTACAATTTGTGCTACACAGACAGTTGAAAATAGATCCCCAGATATTATAAATTCTAATTCATTAATTCAAACTTCAATTACACACTGTTAAAtttaagcaaaaggaaaacatcacCTTTCTCCCCAAAGTATGCATCCTCCTccattcaaagcagaaaaaacccatATTCTGTGCCTGTGAGCAAAGTTGGTGTAAGGGACTGAATTTAACTCCCAGACTGCTGAgctacattttttcttctcttaagctGCTACGTCAAGTACAGTCATACTTGCTGTCCTTGTACGTGTAAATGTTTTACATCTCAGAGTTACAACCTCAAAATTCTTCAAAGTACAATCTCACGTCTTTGCTTGTCCTGAGTTTGCTCTTCTGCAAACTGATCTGTATCAAATTAATTCATATATTACCCAACCTTATTTCAGGGTTTTGAAGGTTTACAGCTATTCCCTTGAAGTTCAAACACCATTGTAAACTCACCTCAGTGGGAAGAGTTTCACTCAGCCCAGTTCCACATTCTTCTGTCGCTGGCAATGGTGGTTGCTGCTGAACATCAGCTTTTGATCTAGCAAGACTAATGAATTCACTGATAgaatcttttttctccttctctttatCTGACACATCCCATCTTGAAGGTTTCTTTGGTTCTAAAAACATACCAAACATTCAAATCAGTTGCATGCCAAATTATCTTGAATTTCACGGCCTACTTGATTTTAAATTACTCTGCTTCTTCAATGTAGTTggacattttttaaatctttctaatGAATATCTGACCTATAAAGGTCTTCTAGGCAGAAGAAATTAGCATAATATCACTGACTTCAGTTTTTATgccactgaatttatttttaacttctttgtttgggttttttaattaaaaaaaaatagggttGATAAGTT
Above is a genomic segment from Harpia harpyja isolate bHarHar1 chromosome 9, bHarHar1 primary haplotype, whole genome shotgun sequence containing:
- the WDR88 gene encoding WD repeat-containing protein 88 translates to MAAGSSRGDPLALGLPPSPAEGRWEDLELRAQIQFKILRGHSDTVSSCHFCFEDTKILSCSYDRTVKLWDVEKGFPIQVFEEEHTAPISECNLTPDDRRMITSSYDSTVKAWDMETGKIVVITKVQSQDVVLTLITKE